In Desulfobacterales bacterium, the genomic stretch AGCCGTGGGCCGTTCCCTGATCATATTGACATTAGCGGACGTTTTGGTTAATGAGACAGTAGGGGCAAAGCTTCATTCAGATTTCGCATCCCCGACGCCATCAAAGAAAAGCGGGAAAGGAATGCCTATGATTATCGGGCTGGATGTTGGCGGCACCCACACGGATGTCGTCCTCCTCGGGGAAAACGGGCTTGAAAAGCAGGTCAAGGTCCCCACGGACACGGCTGCACTTTTTAATACCGTGCTCACCGGGCTTGAAAAAATTACCGAAAACGTCCCCGCCGACGAAATCACCCATGCGGTGCTGAGTACCACCCTTACCACCAATGCGATCGTCCAGGGAAAACTCTCTCCGGCGGGCATGATCGTCACGAGCGGCCCCGGCATCCATCCGGAAGCCTTTCGAACCGATGAAAATTATTTCATCGTTCCCGGCGGCATTGACCACAGCGGCCGGGAGATTGAAAAAATCGACCCTGATAAGGTCAAAGCGGCCGCAGATCAGCTTGAACGGTCGGGCATCCGGCATGTGGGGGTGGTAGGCAAATTTTCCGCCCGAAACCCCGTGCATGAACGCCAGATCGCCGAAATCCTGGGCGACCGGTTCGACCGGGTTTTTCTGGGCCACCGGATTTCCGGCAATTTCGGCTTTCCCCGGCGGATCGACACCACATTTTTAAACGCTTCGATCTACCCCGTACATCGGAATTTTTTTGAAGCGGTCAGCCATTCTTTGAAGCAAAAGGGCATTCAGGTGCCCATCCATATTCTAAAGGCGGATGGCGGCACCATGGGGTTTGAAAGCTCAATCGCCTTTCCCGGCCAGTCGATTCTCTCCGGCCCGGCGGCCAGCGTCATGGGTTCGGTGGCTTTTGCCCCGGATTATACAGAAACCCTGATCCTGGATATCGGGGGCACGTCCACGGATATGGCGGTTTTAATCAAGGGCGTGCCGCTGCTTGCCCCCCATGGCGTGGACATTAACCAATACAAAACCCTGATCCGGGCGCTGAAAACCCAATCCATCGGGATCGGCGGGGATTCCTGCGTGCGGGTGATTGACGGGGAGCTTAAAATCGGGCCGGACCGGACCGGAAAGGCCATGGGATACGGCGGCAGCGATCCGACCCCGACCGATGCGCTGTTTGTCCTGGAACGATCCGTGGGCGGCGACCGCGGCCGGGCGATTCAGGGCATTGAACCCATTGCCGCCCAGCTTGGCCTCTCCATGGAAGAAGCGGCCTTTGAGATATTTGATAAAACCTGCCGGGAAATCCTTGCCGGCGCCCGGCAAATGATCGCGGACATCAACAGCAAACCGGTCTATACGGTTAAAGAGGCCCTGCAGGGCTACCAGGTCAACCCGGATCATATTCTGGTCCTGGGCGGCCCGGCCGCCTATTTTGCGGAGCATTTCGAAAATATCAGCAGCTACACGGTGGATACCGTGCCGGAGTGCCAGGTGGCCAATGCCATCGGCACGGCCCTGTCCCGCACCACCTGCGAAATCACCCTGTTTGTGGACACCCAGAAGGGACTGGCCACCGCACCGGAAGAATCGTTCAGCCAAACCGTGGATCTCCATTTTTCCCGCGTCGATGCCCACCGCATGGCCGCGGACCTGTTGAAGCAGAAGGCGGTCAAGCTGGGGGCCCAAACCCAGGATATTGAAACCGAACTGCTCGAGGACCTGGAATTTAATATTGTCCGGGGCTTCCGGATGATGGGGAAAAACTTAAGGGTCAAGCAGCAGATCAAACCCGGCTTGATCCACGACTTTAAAACCATTTCCAAAAAGATCGCCGACAGCTGCGTCCGGTAGCGGAGAAAGCTCGGGAATGGCAATATTAAAACACATCGGAGTCATCCATGCTAAAAGCGTTAAATAAAACCGGTCTGGTATTTTTCCCGGCGTTTGACTGGGCGATCAGCCCCACGCACCCGGAACGCGAGGAGCGGCTGCTATATACCCAGGATCAGGTGATGGAAGAGGGGCTTTTCGATATTGACGGCATTCATGAGTACAAATCCGAAGTCGTGGATATCAAGGACGTGCAGCGGGTCCATTTCTCCTATCCGGATGTCTGGCAGGTGATGACCGAATCCCACTTTATCAGCGCGGGTGGTGCCAAAACCATTGCCAGGGCGGTGATGGAAAAATCGGTTAACAACGGGTTCGCCCTGGTTCGGCCGCCCGGCCACCATGCCATGCGCGTGGTGCACGGGGGGCGCGGGTTCTGCAACGTCAATAACGAAGCCATCATGCTCGAATACCTTCGCCATGCCTACGGTGTTGACCGGGTGGCGGTGGTGGACACCGACTGCCACCACGGCGACGGCACCCAGGACATTTACTGGCATGACCCGGACACCCTGTATATTTCGCTGCACCAGGACGGACGGACCATGTACCCCGGCTCCGGATTCCCCCAGGAATTGGGCGGCCCCAATGCGGCCGGCACGACCTTAAACATTCCGCTTCCCCCGTATACCGGCGAAGAGGGCTTTCTCTACGCCATAAACGAGGTGGTGCTGCCGGTGATAGACGAGTTCAAGCCGGAGCTGATTATTAACTCCGCCGGCCAGGACAACCATTTCACCGACCCGCTGACCAACATGCTGTTTACCGCCAAAGGGTACGCGGATTTAACCCGCCTGCTCAAACCCGATATCGTGGTCCTGGAGGGGGGCTACTCCATCGAAGGCGCGCTTCCCTATGTAAACATCGGGATTATCCTGGCGCTTGCCGGCATGGATTACAGCCATGTGATCGAACCGGGCTATGATCCGGACAAACTGAAACAGACCGACAGCATCACCCAGACCGTGAAACAGACCTGCGATACGGTCAAAGCCAACTGGGCCCAGCGGGAGGCCATCGGCCGGAGCATGCGCGGCAATCAGGAATATGCCGAACGCCGGCGCAACATTTTCTATGATACCGAGGGCATCCATGAAACCCAGCGGGAAACCTTAAGGCTGTGCCCGGAGTGCAGCGGCGCCCTGAAAATCGATTCCACATCCGACCGGGGCGCCCATCTGCTGGCAATCCATATCCCCCGGAAAGCCTGCAATAACTGTTGGGACCTGGGCCGCCAGTGGTATGAATCCGCCAACCCGTCGGACTACGACATGATCTGCCTCCAGGACAGAACCGAGGACAGCTATCAGGTAAAAGAGAAATGATCCCGGTCAGCCGGCCGCTCATGGCCCGAACCGGAAACCCGGCCAAACCTGTTTTATGATTTTTCCCCGGCAGCACCGCCTGCATCGAAACCTTTCCATACGCTCAAGGATACTGGCCGGCATCCGCCGCTTTTTTATTGAAAACCAGTACATAGAGGCAGAGACCCCGGTCTGCATTCCGGCCCCGCTGCCGGAGCCGCATATTTACCCGCCAAGTGCTGCCTGCGGCTACCTTCAGCCATCCCCGGAAATCTGCATGAAGCCGCTTCTGGCTGAGGGCTTTGAAAAAATCTTTCAGATCTGCAAATGCTTCCGTCAATCCGAGCGCGGCCGCCGCCATCTGCCGGAATTTTCCATGCTGGAGTGGTACGCGGCGGGTGAGGACTACGAGGATCTCATGCACACCTGTGAAGCCATGTTTGAAACCATCTGCCAGGCCCTCGAAATTCCCCTTCAAATCGAATATCAGAAAAACCGCATCGATCTGACCCGCCCCTGGCAGCGGCTCACGGTTTCCGAGGCTTTTTCCCGCTACGCGCCGGCGGATATGGAAACCGCCCTAAACCACGATGATTTTGATGAAATCATGGGGATTGAAATTGAGCCCCGGCTGGGGCTTAAACAGCCGGTTTTTTTATGCGACTATCCGGCGGCGAACTCACCTTTGGCCGCGCCCCAACCGGACAACCCGATGCTTGCCCAGCGGTTTGAGCTCTATATCGCCGGCCTTGAAATCTGCAACGGATCCACCGAACTGAGCGATTCCCGGTTTCAGCGGAAACGCTTTGAAGCCGAAATAGAACACCGCCGCGAAAACAGCCTTCCGGTCTATCCGTATCCCGCCCGGTTTATAGAGGCTTTGCAGGAAATGCCGGCCGCCGCCGGATGCGCCATGGGGGTGGACCGGCTGACCATACTGTTTGCCGACGCCGAATCCATTGATGAGGTGGTGGCCTTCACCCCGGAGACCCTTTGAATGGGATTTTTGCGGGCATTGGCGAAAAAGGCTTGATTTTTTTACGGATCTTATAATA encodes the following:
- a CDS encoding hydantoinase/oxoprolinase family protein, whose protein sequence is MPMIIGLDVGGTHTDVVLLGENGLEKQVKVPTDTAALFNTVLTGLEKITENVPADEITHAVLSTTLTTNAIVQGKLSPAGMIVTSGPGIHPEAFRTDENYFIVPGGIDHSGREIEKIDPDKVKAAADQLERSGIRHVGVVGKFSARNPVHERQIAEILGDRFDRVFLGHRISGNFGFPRRIDTTFLNASIYPVHRNFFEAVSHSLKQKGIQVPIHILKADGGTMGFESSIAFPGQSILSGPAASVMGSVAFAPDYTETLILDIGGTSTDMAVLIKGVPLLAPHGVDINQYKTLIRALKTQSIGIGGDSCVRVIDGELKIGPDRTGKAMGYGGSDPTPTDALFVLERSVGGDRGRAIQGIEPIAAQLGLSMEEAAFEIFDKTCREILAGARQMIADINSKPVYTVKEALQGYQVNPDHILVLGGPAAYFAEHFENISSYTVDTVPECQVANAIGTALSRTTCEITLFVDTQKGLATAPEESFSQTVDLHFSRVDAHRMAADLLKQKAVKLGAQTQDIETELLEDLEFNIVRGFRMMGKNLRVKQQIKPGLIHDFKTISKKIADSCVR
- a CDS encoding histone deacetylase, whose translation is MLKALNKTGLVFFPAFDWAISPTHPEREERLLYTQDQVMEEGLFDIDGIHEYKSEVVDIKDVQRVHFSYPDVWQVMTESHFISAGGAKTIARAVMEKSVNNGFALVRPPGHHAMRVVHGGRGFCNVNNEAIMLEYLRHAYGVDRVAVVDTDCHHGDGTQDIYWHDPDTLYISLHQDGRTMYPGSGFPQELGGPNAAGTTLNIPLPPYTGEEGFLYAINEVVLPVIDEFKPELIINSAGQDNHFTDPLTNMLFTAKGYADLTRLLKPDIVVLEGGYSIEGALPYVNIGIILALAGMDYSHVIEPGYDPDKLKQTDSITQTVKQTCDTVKANWAQREAIGRSMRGNQEYAERRRNIFYDTEGIHETQRETLRLCPECSGALKIDSTSDRGAHLLAIHIPRKACNNCWDLGRQWYESANPSDYDMICLQDRTEDSYQVKEK
- the epmA gene encoding EF-P lysine aminoacylase EpmA gives rise to the protein MIFPRQHRLHRNLSIRSRILAGIRRFFIENQYIEAETPVCIPAPLPEPHIYPPSAACGYLQPSPEICMKPLLAEGFEKIFQICKCFRQSERGRRHLPEFSMLEWYAAGEDYEDLMHTCEAMFETICQALEIPLQIEYQKNRIDLTRPWQRLTVSEAFSRYAPADMETALNHDDFDEIMGIEIEPRLGLKQPVFLCDYPAANSPLAAPQPDNPMLAQRFELYIAGLEICNGSTELSDSRFQRKRFEAEIEHRRENSLPVYPYPARFIEALQEMPAAAGCAMGVDRLTILFADAESIDEVVAFTPETL